The genomic stretch TCGCACCGGCAGGCCCACTCGTTAGGTCCCTGGTTTTTGCGCCAGACGCTTCTCGGGATGTAGAAGTGGGGCTCGTCCCAGAATACCACGTCGCCGCCGATCTCCGAGGCTTTATCCAGCCACTTCTTCAAAAATCCGCGAAAAGAGGCGCGGTTCAGGCAGGCGGACGGGAGGGGCGTTCCGTCGGCGAGCCTTTGGGTCTCGGCGGGATTTTCCACCACGAACCGGGAGAACGCCTCGCCGCCGAAGACCCCGCCCACCCCCCAGGGGTCCAGATATACCGTCAGCCCCAGGTCGTGGGATATCTTCACGATATCCGCCATCGCCTTTGTGTAGAAGTGGTAATCGGCCTCCGAGAAGGTGTGAACCACGAAGGTGCAGCCGTTTTTGACGATGTCCTCCATGTCCCCCCTTACGTGTTTGGGATCTCGCCCTCCGAAATAGCTGACGCCAGCCTCGAATCGGCCGCCCGGAACGATGCCGAAGGCCGCCGTTGCCCCCGGCACATTGACAAGGCCGCCCGCAAGGCCCAGCTTACCTAAGAGGCGAATGAAACCCCTCCTCGTGTCCACCCGATTAAGTAATTCCTTCATTTCAACTTCGCCCCCCAAACCTTCTCATTGCATATATTGACATACTAATACTACGATCAAAAAAACTCCGCCCTTCCGCCCCCTTCATAATCACCGAGACCTCACCTCCGCGCCTCCCTCAGAAACGGGTATTCCGATAATAAATCTCCCCTCGTTCTCGCTATTACCACCGGCGTATTTACCTCGACGTGGTTATAGAGAAAAAGGGCGTCCTCGCAGAACATCTTTATACAGCCGCCGGAGGGGGTGAGCCTTCCGTTTTTCAGCCTCTTTGTGGCGTGAATCTCGATGCAGTCCCCGGTGTATCCCCTCCCCTTGTCCGCCTCGTTCGGGTAGTCGAGACCCATCACGGCCGCGTCATCTCCGCCGTAGGCGTCCGTCCAGAGCCTCTCATCGGCCGGGCCCTCGGGACCGTAGTATATTTTACTGTCCTCGCACCACGTGATTCCGTCGATTATCTTTTGAGTCCCCTCCCTTTCGTTGTCACCCCTCTTCGACGCCATCCATATTATCATGTACCTTCCCACCGGGGTCTTCCTGTCCCCCTCCCTTGTCTTTCCCATCCCGCCTATTCCCGTCTCGCAGGGGAAATCGAACTTCAGCCTCTCCCCCTCGTATATGTAGAGGCGCTTTTCATCGTCGATGACGAAGATGATCTTCCCCTCCTCCCCATTCGAGACCGGACACAAGAAAAGGATAAAGAGTAGTAGCGCCGCAAATCTCCCCGCCACACGGGATATTTTCAGGTAATGCACATGGTCATAGCCGGATACTATATGCCATTCTCCGCCGGGGAAAAGTCCAAGGAAATCCCGCCCCGTCTTCAACGGGTCAGGGAAGCACCCTGATGGCCGACCCCGTCGGCCCCCTTTCGCTCTCCTTCCCATACGATCTCCATCCCCCTTCATCCCTGCAGCCGCGGTGAATTCGTAAAAAACCTAACGACTCAGCAGGTAGTCGTAATTCTCTATGATAAACCAAAATCCGTCGGGCGTATACTCGAGGACGTAAAATTCCTCATCATCCTCCCTGATAACACCCCCGTCATACTTCGTGAAGGTCATCTTGTAGTGACAGGAGACGTAGGCCCTGTTGGCCTCGACATCGCAGTCCAAGATCTCCCAATAGTATTTCACTTGGCTGTATCTTTGAAAGTCCTGCCTCCTCCGTTCCAAAATCTGGTAGTAGTCCCTCTCCACTCCGTTCTTCAGATACTGGCGGGCGTTGACCGACCAGGCGCTCATGTAGAGGTCGAGGTCCAGATTCCCCCACCCCTTGAACACCTTGTCGATGGTGCTGGTGATCCCCGCCATCTCCACGTCGGTCGGCTT from Candidatus Zymogenus saltonus encodes the following:
- a CDS encoding L,D-transpeptidase, whose protein sequence is MKTGRDFLGLFPGGEWHIVSGYDHVHYLKISRVAGRFAALLLFILFLCPVSNGEEGKIIFVIDDEKRLYIYEGERLKFDFPCETGIGGMGKTREGDRKTPVGRYMIIWMASKRGDNEREGTQKIIDGITWCEDSKIYYGPEGPADERLWTDAYGGDDAAVMGLDYPNEADKGRGYTGDCIEIHATKRLKNGRLTPSGGCIKMFCEDALFLYNHVEVNTPVVIARTRGDLLSEYPFLREARR